ttttcaagtaaatTGTCAGACAATCAAGAGAAAATACAATCATAAAGCAAAAGCAAATAGAAAAAACCTCATAGAAAAGATATAAAAATTTACATTCCAACAAACCTCCCAAAATTACAATGAGTTCATCCCAAAATCCTCTAAATTAGAAACCCATAAACCTTACCTTTCCATGGAAATGGAGAAGACAAGATTCAACTTCATCTTTATCGAGACATGAggggaaaggaagaaaaatacatgtggaagagagaaaatgggaagaaATTCGGTCGGGGTCGAATCAGAGTCATTTCTCGACTTAAAAATCGAAgaacaatatataaatatgttgcgCAGCGTCGCAACACTCTTCCAACACTGCCTTTTACTTTGTGCAATGTCGCAACACTTTTCTAACAATGCTTTTTACTTTGCCGCAACGTAAGGCTTCAGCGTAGTTATGCTGAGCTTTACGCTTTCGCACGTGCACATCAAGCATTCGTCCATAAAACTCCGGAGCATAGCTACACTTCTGCCTATGCGTGCATTCTACCTTCAAGCATAACGCTATGCTCGatggagcattgcaatgttCGCAGgggtattttggtaatttttcttctttcaaatGCTCAATTAGCTCATAATTACTCCAAATTAACCCAATTAGCTCATAATTACTCTAAATTAACCTCGAATAGCTCGTAATAGTTGATTCTACCTCTGTCCAAAACCtgtaaaaatagtaaataaacacattaaacatagtaacgacctcaaattaagaaaatgaaCGAAAATAAGATCGTGAAGTATGAAAATGGTGAGAAAGAGGATAAGAGGGTTAAATTGAAAACTatagaaacaaaataaatttggtGTTTCAAATCGAACCCAGAATGATCAATCTAAATATgagtttttaattatatttcattccaaattcattttaTTCCACCAAAAAAACATATTCTTATTGTGGCGAGCAATAATTGGAATTAgtattgaaaattttcttataCTACCGCATTACTCGAAATTTTATTCCTCCACATCAAAAGGGCACAAAAGCCAAGGTACCAAACTCCCATATTTTTACggcaagagagaaaaaaaattaatattttggaCCCAACATTTGCCATCAATGCCatgataatattaaattatgaatgaCATCAAATGccaaaaaagaatttaaaagaaaaaaaattgggaggGATTCTCACAGCAGAGCCGATCCAGTCTCCAATGGCGCAAAACTCTGCAGCGAAATGGGAAGGCAGAGTTGCAGAGGCGTTAACCGTGGCGGCAGCGGACCAGACATGGCCGATGATTAAGGATTTCTTCAATTTCCACAAATGGTTTCCAACACTAGCTAATTGCTACGGACTTTCAGGCATTAACGGCGAGGTCGGCTGCGTTCGATTCTGCTCCGGCTTCTCGATTCCCTCCACTGACGGCTCCGACCGCGTAGTTAGCTGGTCCAAAGAACGGCTGGTGGAGATTGACGACGAGCGCCGCCGCATATGCTACGAGATCGTGGATAGCAACATCGGATTCAAATCGTACGCGGCGACGATCGAGGTGGCTGAGGGAGGCGGCAGCAGCAGTTGCGTGATTGAATGGAGGTTCGAGGTTGAGGCGGTGGAAGGTTTGACGGTGGATGATTTGGTGAAGAAGTACCAAGTGGGATTGAGCTCCATGGCCAAGCGAATGGATGCTGCcgtacaaaataaaatttaaggccggtttttttttttttttttaaatgaaaattaacctctaaatttctttgttCTGCTTTGTTGGGTACGcgtgacatttttaaaaataaagtcaCATTTGTGGAAGTGGCAAATATAGCATTTTTGGATATAATGATTCATCcgaataaattttgttatatttataattttttagaaatatgatTGCATATTTAATTGTTACTCTACCTatattaaaaagtaaataaagtagatttagaaaattttcttttgttttaaaattttaagttaagaattcaacttatatacttaaaaaaaaaaaacaattcaaatgGAGATAAAAAtggcataattttcaaaaataaataaaaaaaaacgatTGTAGTTACCAAAACGGAATCTTAAGAATTGGGGCAAATCACAATTCATAGTagattttattataataatgttGTTCTAGCTTCTTGTGAACggtaaaaactatattttttttctttaaaaaaaacataagcaAGGAAAGAGGTCTTTGGTCTTTTAGGTTTTGAAAAGAGGTCTTTCCTGCGTTCATTGTTCCCTAAATCCTCGAGGTGGTTTAATTTAGGATCGCGTTgggtttattttatcttttcttaaaaaaaaataaaaaataaaaaataaaagtaaatgtGAAAAAAGTATTTGTTAAAGATTGTtagaaatacattttcaagtgtttaattttttttaaaaaaataaattattttagaagaaattggagtatttaacaaccactcaaaataacttttcaaatgtattttaattcatttttatcaatagtATTTGagtgaaaagttttttttttttaaaaaaaaaagaaaaaacattttttttcttaaatcaattCCAACAGATCTGGTTCAAGATCACAAGTACGAGGTGCAAGTATTTGTTGATAAAGAATCGAGCTTTTTTGTCAAGAGAATTTTGTTCgtggtttcttttttctttttttttttttttaaggtattgtaattaaagtgtgggatgGGAGAATCGAATCTCGAACCTCGAGGTCGATAGTACAAACACTATGCCAGTTGAGCTACATTCTTGTTGGCAATTGTTCATGGTTTTACCTTGAGTCCCATGAATGAGCATTATTAACTCTGTTGCTCCTTGTTGGCTTTTCATTCTAGAGGACAAAACACAGCTCACGCGTTTGGATTGAAGTGCCCTTCATAGATGAATGCTGCTGTTTTCATGTTATGTTgtatcttcaatttttttccttaaaagaaGGATTATGACGTCAATAATAGTATTAAAGTCTTAATTTTATGGAAACGtggatgaaaatattgataaaatatttaaaaaattattaaaaatgaatatgataaaaattatttaaaaaataaatataatattttaaaatgataaataaatctTCTATGGGTTTTGAACaagttaatatatttattatttttattgtatttacattgtgacattttgttttgttttttttttttttttaattatggatTTGTTAacgatataatgaaaatatatatttactcTTTATATTTGACGATAAACTTAAAAATATGtgaaaaa
This genomic window from Benincasa hispida cultivar B227 chromosome 4, ASM972705v1, whole genome shotgun sequence contains:
- the LOC120076597 gene encoding lachrymatory-factor synthase; its protein translation is MPKKNLKEKKLGGILTAEPIQSPMAQNSAAKWEGRVAEALTVAAADQTWPMIKDFFNFHKWFPTLANCYGLSGINGEVGCVRFCSGFSIPSTDGSDRVVSWSKERLVEIDDERRRICYEIVDSNIGFKSYAATIEVAEGGGSSSCVIEWRFEVEAVEGLTVDDLVKKYQVGLSSMAKRMDAAVQNKI